One Pseudomonas fluorescens genomic region harbors:
- a CDS encoding putative DNA modification/repair radical SAM protein, which translates to MQIIDKLSILADAAKYDASCASSGAPKRSSEGKSGLGSTDGMGICHSYTPDGRCVSLLKILLTNFCLYDCQYCVNRRSSDVPRARFTPEEVVALTMDFYRRNCVSGLFLSSGIIRSADYTMEQLVRVARLLREEHEFRGYIHLKTIPEADPALIEEAGRYADRLSVNIELPTDASLQTLAPEKHIGSIKQAMQTIYTGEQTVLNEPRSRKFAPAGQSTQMIVGADDTDDSTILHGAQALYGNFRLRRVYYSAFSPIPDSPKSVPLAAPPLMREHRLYQADFLLRSYGYKADELLKGPGNLALDIDPKLAWALHNREVFPLDLNRAEASLIARIPGIGLRTTERLVELRRQRRIRYEDLARMRCVLAKAKPFIITSDYHPQQAEVTSHMLYQQLRDRPMPQQMGLWG; encoded by the coding sequence ATGCAAATCATCGACAAGCTGAGCATTCTCGCCGACGCCGCCAAGTACGACGCGTCATGTGCGAGCAGCGGCGCGCCCAAGCGCAGCTCCGAGGGCAAGAGCGGGCTGGGTTCGACCGATGGCATGGGGATTTGCCACAGCTATACGCCCGACGGGCGTTGCGTGTCGTTGCTGAAGATCCTGCTGACCAACTTCTGTCTTTACGATTGCCAGTATTGCGTCAATCGCCGCTCCAGCGATGTACCCCGTGCGCGCTTCACGCCGGAAGAAGTCGTGGCCCTGACCATGGACTTTTACCGGCGCAATTGCGTCAGCGGTTTGTTCCTCAGCTCCGGCATCATTCGCTCGGCGGACTACACCATGGAGCAATTGGTGCGAGTCGCCAGGCTGCTGCGCGAAGAGCACGAGTTTCGCGGCTACATCCATCTCAAGACGATTCCCGAAGCGGATCCCGCACTGATTGAAGAAGCCGGGCGCTACGCCGATCGCTTGAGCGTCAACATCGAATTGCCTACCGACGCCAGCCTGCAAACGCTGGCGCCGGAAAAGCACATCGGCTCGATCAAGCAGGCAATGCAGACTATCTACACGGGCGAGCAGACCGTTCTGAACGAACCTCGCTCACGCAAATTCGCCCCGGCAGGGCAAAGCACGCAGATGATCGTCGGCGCCGATGACACCGACGACAGCACGATCCTGCATGGCGCTCAGGCCTTGTACGGCAATTTTCGCCTGCGCCGGGTTTATTATTCGGCGTTCAGCCCGATCCCCGACAGCCCGAAAAGCGTGCCCCTGGCCGCGCCGCCGCTAATGCGCGAGCACCGCTTGTATCAGGCCGACTTCCTCTTGCGCAGCTATGGCTACAAGGCTGACGAATTACTCAAGGGCCCAGGCAATCTGGCCTTGGACATCGATCCGAAACTGGCTTGGGCGTTGCACAATCGCGAAGTCTTTCCGCTTGATCTCAATCGGGCCGAAGCGTCCTTGATCGCGCGCATTCCCGGCATCGGTCTGCGCACGACCGAGCGTCTGGTGGAGTTACGCCGTCAGCGGCGGATCCGCTACGAGGATCTCGCCCGCATGCGCTGCGTATTGGCCAAGGCCAAGCCGTTCATAATTACCAGCGACTATCACCCACAACAGGCCGAAGTCACCAGTCATATGCTCTACCAGCAGTTGCGTGACCGGCCGATGCCGCAACAGATGGGATTGTGGGGATGA
- a CDS encoding 3-methyl-2-oxobutanoate dehydrogenase (2-methylpropanoyl-transferring) subunit alpha, protein MTQAYEPLRLHVPEPSGRPGCKTDFSYLHLTDAGTVRKPPIDVEPADTADLARGLIRVLDDQGNALGPWAEDVPVEILRKGMRAMLKTRIYDNRMVVAQRQKKMSFYMQSLGEEAIGSAQALALNIDDMCFPTYRQQSILMARDVPLVDLICQLLSNERDPLKGRQLPIMYSVKDAGFFTISGNLATQFIQGVGWGMASAIKGDTKIASAWIGDGATAESDFHTALTFAHVYRAPLILNVVNNQWAISTFQAIAGGEATTFAGRGVGCGIASLRVDGNDFYAVYAASAWAAERARRNLGPTMIEWVTYRAGPHSTSDDPSKYRPADDWSHFPLGDPIARLKQHLVKAGHWSEEEHAAVSAELEAEVIAAQKQAEQYGTLAGGQIPSAATMFEDVYKEMPEHLKRQRQQLGI, encoded by the coding sequence ATGACCCAAGCGTATGAACCGCTGCGCCTGCACGTCCCTGAACCTTCGGGCCGTCCCGGCTGTAAAACCGACTTTTCCTATCTGCATCTCACCGATGCCGGTACGGTGCGCAAACCTCCCATCGATGTAGAACCGGCCGACACCGCCGACCTGGCCCGTGGCCTGATTCGCGTGCTCGACGATCAGGGCAACGCCCTCGGCCCATGGGCTGAAGACGTCCCGGTAGAGATTCTGCGCAAAGGCATGCGCGCCATGCTCAAGACGCGCATCTATGACAACCGCATGGTCGTCGCGCAGCGTCAGAAAAAGATGTCGTTCTACATGCAGAGCCTCGGTGAAGAGGCGATTGGCAGCGCTCAGGCGCTGGCGCTGAACATTGATGACATGTGCTTCCCGACCTACCGCCAGCAAAGCATTCTGATGGCCCGCGACGTTCCGCTGGTCGACCTGATCTGCCAACTGCTGTCCAACGAGCGCGACCCGCTCAAGGGTCGCCAGTTGCCGATCATGTACTCGGTCAAAGACGCTGGTTTCTTCACCATTTCCGGCAACCTCGCCACTCAGTTCATTCAGGGCGTCGGTTGGGGCATGGCCTCGGCGATCAAGGGCGACACCAAAATCGCTTCGGCGTGGATCGGTGACGGTGCTACCGCCGAATCGGACTTCCACACTGCCCTCACCTTCGCTCACGTTTATCGCGCGCCGCTGATCCTCAACGTCGTTAACAATCAATGGGCAATTTCGACCTTCCAGGCCATCGCGGGCGGTGAAGCCACCACTTTCGCCGGACGCGGCGTTGGTTGCGGCATCGCCTCGCTGCGGGTCGATGGCAACGACTTCTACGCGGTTTACGCCGCCTCGGCCTGGGCTGCCGAACGCGCCCGCCGCAATCTTGGCCCGACCATGATCGAATGGGTCACCTACCGCGCCGGCCCGCACTCGACCTCCGACGACCCATCGAAATACCGCCCCGCCGATGACTGGAGCCACTTCCCTCTCGGCGATCCCATCGCACGTCTGAAACAGCATCTGGTCAAGGCCGGCCATTGGTCGGAAGAAGAGCACGCCGCCGTCAGCGCCGAACTCGAAGCCGAAGTGATTGCCGCGCAGAAACAGGCCGAGCAGTACGGCACCTTGGCTGGCGGGCAGATCCCGAGCGCCGCGACCATGTTCGAAGACGTTTACAAAGAGATGCCGGAGCATTTGAAGCGCCAGCGTCAGCAGTTGGGGATCTGA
- the lpdA gene encoding dihydrolipoyl dehydrogenase has protein sequence MQTLNTTLLIIGGGPGGYVTAIRAGQLGIPTILVEGQSLGGTCLNIGCIPSKALIHVAEQFHQTQHHSQHSALGISVSAPTLDITKSVEWKDGIVDRLTTGVAALLKKNKVQVINGWAKVIDGKTVEVGDTRIQCEHLVLATGSTSVNLPILPIGGPIISSTEALAPTSVPKRLTVVGGGYIGLELGIAYRKLGAEVSVVEAQDRILPAYDAELTQPVHDALKQLGVKLYLKHSVLGFNGTLQVRDPEGETLNLETDQVLVAVGRKPNTQCFNLEALNLEMNGSAIKIDNRCQTSMRNVYAIGDLSGEPMLAHRAMAQGEMVAELISGKSREFSPTAIAAVCFTDPELVVVGKTPDEAKAAGLDCIVSNFPFAANGRAMTLESKSGFVRVVARRDNHVIVGWQAVGVGVSELSTAFAQSLEMGARLEDIGGTIHAHPTLGEAVQEAALRALGHALHL, from the coding sequence ATGCAAACTCTTAACACCACGCTGCTGATTATTGGCGGTGGCCCTGGCGGTTATGTCACAGCGATTCGCGCCGGACAACTGGGCATTCCAACGATTCTGGTTGAAGGTCAATCGCTCGGCGGTACGTGCCTGAACATCGGCTGCATCCCGTCGAAAGCGCTGATCCATGTGGCTGAGCAGTTTCACCAGACCCAGCATCACAGCCAGCATTCGGCCTTGGGTATCAGTGTTTCCGCGCCCACCCTCGACATCACGAAAAGCGTCGAGTGGAAGGACGGCATCGTCGATCGCCTGACCACCGGCGTCGCTGCGCTGCTGAAGAAAAACAAGGTTCAGGTCATCAATGGCTGGGCCAAGGTCATTGATGGCAAGACCGTGGAAGTCGGCGACACGCGCATTCAGTGCGAGCATCTGGTGCTGGCCACGGGTTCGACCAGCGTCAACTTGCCGATCCTGCCGATTGGCGGGCCGATCATCTCCTCCACCGAAGCGCTGGCCCCGACGTCGGTGCCAAAACGCTTGACCGTGGTCGGCGGCGGTTATATCGGTCTGGAGCTGGGCATTGCCTATCGCAAGCTTGGCGCTGAAGTCAGCGTTGTCGAAGCGCAGGATCGCATCCTGCCAGCCTACGACGCTGAGCTGACGCAACCGGTGCATGACGCGCTGAAGCAATTGGGCGTGAAGCTGTATTTGAAACACAGCGTGCTGGGTTTCAACGGCACGTTGCAGGTGCGCGACCCTGAAGGAGAAACGCTGAATCTGGAAACCGATCAGGTGCTGGTAGCCGTCGGTCGTAAACCCAACACCCAGTGTTTCAATCTCGAAGCATTGAACCTTGAGATGAACGGCTCGGCGATCAAGATCGACAACCGTTGCCAGACCAGCATGCGCAACGTCTACGCCATCGGCGATTTGAGCGGTGAGCCGATGCTCGCTCATCGCGCCATGGCGCAAGGGGAAATGGTGGCCGAACTGATTAGCGGCAAAAGCCGCGAATTCAGCCCGACCGCCATCGCCGCCGTGTGCTTCACCGACCCGGAACTGGTGGTGGTCGGCAAGACGCCGGACGAGGCCAAGGCTGCGGGCCTGGACTGCATCGTTTCGAATTTTCCATTCGCCGCCAATGGCCGAGCAATGACGCTGGAGTCGAAAAGCGGCTTCGTGCGCGTGGTTGCGCGGCGGGATAACCATGTAATTGTCGGTTGGCAAGCGGTGGGTGTCGGGGTTTCCGAGTTGTCGACAGCATTTGCGCAGAGCCTGGAAATGGGCGCGCGGCTGGAAGACATCGGCGGCACCATTCACGCGCATCCGACCTTGGGCGAAGCAGTGCAGGAAGCGGCATTGCGTGCTCTGGGGCATGCATTGCACCTTTGA
- a CDS encoding dihydrolipoamide acetyltransferase family protein, with protein sequence MGTHVIKMPDIGEGIAEVELSQWHVKVGDLVVEDQVLADVMTDKAMVDIPSPVHGKVIALGGQPGEVMAVGSVLISIEVEGAGNLKESAAPVVTKEPVAPKVEAAVESKPAPAAARPAPVCQGPMVAREADERPLASPAVRKHALDLGIQLRLVRGTGPAGRVLHEDLEAYLAQGQSNASAPVAAAYAQRNDEEQIQVIGMRRKIAQRMQEATQRAAHFSYVEEIDVTAIEELRAHLNEKHGASRGKLTLLPFLVRALVVALRDFPQMNARYDDEAQVITRLGAVHVGVATQSDVGLMVPVVRHAEARSLWDSAAEISRLATAARNGKASRDELSGSTITLTSLGALGGIVSTPVLNLPEVAIVGVNKIVERPMVVKGQVVIRKMMNLSSSFDHRVVDGMDAALFIQAIRGLLEQPATLFVE encoded by the coding sequence ATGGGCACGCACGTTATCAAGATGCCGGACATTGGCGAAGGCATCGCAGAAGTGGAACTGTCGCAATGGCACGTCAAGGTCGGCGATCTGGTGGTTGAAGACCAGGTGCTGGCGGACGTGATGACCGACAAGGCGATGGTCGATATTCCGTCGCCGGTCCACGGCAAGGTGATCGCGCTTGGCGGTCAGCCGGGTGAAGTGATGGCGGTTGGCAGTGTGCTGATCAGCATTGAAGTCGAGGGTGCCGGCAACCTCAAAGAATCAGCCGCTCCGGTTGTTACCAAAGAGCCTGTTGCGCCGAAAGTGGAAGCTGCTGTTGAAAGCAAACCTGCGCCAGCTGCCGCGCGCCCTGCTCCTGTTTGCCAGGGCCCGATGGTTGCTCGCGAAGCAGACGAACGTCCGCTCGCCTCGCCAGCCGTGCGCAAGCATGCGCTGGATCTGGGTATTCAGTTGCGTCTGGTACGCGGCACCGGCCCGGCTGGTCGCGTGTTGCATGAAGATCTCGAGGCGTATCTGGCACAAGGTCAGTCCAACGCCTCGGCGCCGGTCGCCGCTGCATACGCCCAGCGCAACGACGAAGAACAGATCCAAGTCATCGGCATGCGCCGCAAGATCGCGCAGCGCATGCAGGAGGCCACGCAGCGGGCAGCGCATTTCAGTTACGTCGAAGAAATCGACGTGACGGCGATCGAAGAACTGCGCGCGCATCTGAATGAAAAGCATGGCGCCAGCCGCGGCAAGTTGACCTTGTTGCCGTTCCTCGTCCGCGCGCTGGTCGTTGCCCTGCGCGACTTCCCGCAGATGAACGCACGTTATGACGACGAAGCCCAGGTCATCACCCGCCTCGGTGCCGTGCACGTCGGGGTCGCCACGCAAAGCGATGTTGGTTTGATGGTGCCGGTGGTACGTCACGCCGAGGCGCGCAGCCTGTGGGACAGCGCTGCGGAAATCTCGCGTTTGGCCACTGCCGCACGCAATGGCAAGGCCAGCCGCGACGAATTGTCCGGTTCGACCATCACCCTCACCAGCCTTGGCGCGCTGGGCGGCATTGTCAGCACACCGGTATTGAACCTGCCGGAAGTGGCCATCGTCGGCGTGAACAAAATCGTCGAACGGCCGATGGTCGTCAAAGGCCAGGTGGTGATCCGCAAGATGATGAATCTTTCCAGCTCGTTCGATCACCGCGTGGTCGACGGCATGGACGCGGCACTCTTCATCCAGGCCATTCGTGGTTTGCTCGAACAACCTGCAACGCTGTTCGTGGAGTAA
- a CDS encoding branched-chain amino acid aminotransferase: MGNESINWDKLGFDYIKTDKRYLSYFRDGEWDKGTLTEDNVLHISEGSTALHYGQQCFEGMKAYRCKDGSINLFRPDQNALRMQRSCARLLMPTVDTEQFIEACKEVVRANERFIPPYGTGGALYLRPFVIGVGDNIGVRTAPEFIFSIFCIPVGAYFKGGLTPHNFQISSYDRAAPQGTGAAKVGGNYAASLMPGSKAKKANFADAIYLDPMTHTKIEEVGSANFFGITHDNKFVTPNSPSVLPGITRLSLIELAKSRLGLEVVEGDVLIDKLADFKEAGACGTAAVITPIGGISYNDHLHVFHSETEVGPVTQKLYKELTGVQTGDIEAPAGWIVKV, encoded by the coding sequence ATGGGTAACGAAAGCATCAATTGGGACAAGCTGGGTTTTGACTACATCAAGACCGACAAGCGCTATCTGTCGTACTTTCGCGATGGCGAGTGGGACAAGGGCACCCTGACCGAAGATAACGTCCTGCACATCAGCGAAGGCTCGACGGCCCTTCATTATGGTCAGCAGTGCTTCGAAGGTATGAAAGCCTATCGTTGCAAGGATGGCTCGATCAACCTGTTCCGCCCGGACCAGAACGCCCTGCGCATGCAACGCAGCTGCGCGCGTCTGCTGATGCCGACGGTCGACACCGAGCAGTTCATCGAAGCCTGCAAAGAAGTGGTTCGCGCCAACGAGCGCTTCATCCCGCCGTACGGCACTGGCGGCGCGCTGTACCTGCGCCCGTTCGTGATCGGCGTGGGTGACAACATCGGCGTGCGCACCGCACCCGAGTTCATCTTCTCGATCTTCTGCATTCCGGTCGGCGCCTACTTCAAGGGCGGTCTGACCCCGCACAATTTCCAGATCTCCAGCTACGACCGCGCCGCGCCACAGGGCACCGGTGCTGCCAAGGTCGGTGGCAACTACGCCGCAAGCCTGATGCCTGGCTCGAAAGCGAAGAAAGCCAACTTCGCCGACGCCATTTATCTGGACCCGATGACCCACACCAAAATCGAGGAAGTCGGTTCGGCCAACTTCTTCGGGATCACCCACGACAACAAGTTCGTGACGCCGAACTCGCCATCGGTGCTGCCAGGTATCACTCGCCTGTCGCTGATCGAACTGGCGAAATCGCGTCTGGGCCTGGAAGTGGTAGAAGGCGATGTGCTGATCGACAAGCTCGCGGACTTCAAAGAAGCCGGTGCTTGCGGTACCGCTGCGGTGATCACGCCAATCGGCGGCATCAGCTACAACGACCACCTGCACGTGTTCCATAGCGAAACCGAAGTCGGCCCGGTCACTCAGAAGCTCTACAAAGAGCTGACGGGCGTACAGACCGGCGACATCGAAGCGCCAGCGGGTTGGATCGTCAAGGTTTGA
- a CDS encoding M4 family metallopeptidase, with protein MTDSRMLHSFIPPYILNRIIAHGSGPQRNAAMQTLNHVRSLLPNPGKPSQPPARAILPEASKPGLARRSVHDAQNKMLLPGMPVRLEGQPPSGDPAVDEAYDALGASYDFFWKVLGRDSIDNQGFALIGSVHYGQGYENAFWNGAQMVFGDGDGEIFQRFTRSLDVIGHELAHGVTESEAGLIYANQSGALNESLSDVFGVLTKQYALGHTVEQADWLIGADLLMPKIQGKALRSMSHPGTAYDDPLLGKDPQPDHMRKFVITSEDNGGVHINSGIPNRAFYLAARAMGGFAWEKAGRIWYDTLCDQRLTQDATFDAFARLTIDHAGQRFSAKEVDAVQQAWAQVGIE; from the coding sequence ATGACCGACTCTCGAATGCTGCACAGCTTCATTCCGCCCTACATCCTCAACCGTATCATCGCCCACGGTTCGGGCCCGCAGCGCAATGCCGCGATGCAGACCCTCAATCATGTGCGCAGCCTGTTGCCCAACCCCGGCAAACCTTCTCAGCCGCCAGCACGAGCGATTCTGCCGGAGGCGAGCAAACCCGGCCTGGCACGGCGCAGTGTGCACGACGCGCAAAACAAAATGCTCTTGCCGGGCATGCCGGTTCGCCTCGAAGGCCAGCCACCGTCGGGCGATCCGGCGGTCGATGAGGCTTACGACGCTTTGGGCGCCAGCTATGATTTCTTCTGGAAAGTGCTCGGTCGCGATTCAATCGACAATCAGGGATTTGCCCTCATCGGCAGCGTGCATTACGGCCAGGGTTACGAAAATGCTTTCTGGAATGGCGCGCAGATGGTTTTCGGCGATGGCGACGGTGAAATCTTCCAGCGCTTCACTCGCTCGCTGGACGTCATCGGCCATGAACTCGCCCACGGCGTTACCGAGAGTGAGGCCGGGTTGATTTATGCCAATCAGTCCGGCGCGTTGAACGAGTCGCTGTCGGACGTATTTGGCGTGCTCACCAAGCAATACGCACTCGGGCACACCGTCGAGCAGGCGGACTGGCTGATCGGCGCCGATCTGCTGATGCCGAAGATTCAGGGCAAGGCCCTGCGCTCGATGTCACACCCCGGCACGGCGTACGACGACCCGCTGCTGGGTAAAGACCCGCAACCGGATCACATGCGCAAATTCGTCATCACCAGCGAGGACAATGGCGGCGTGCATATCAATTCGGGCATTCCCAACCGGGCGTTTTATCTGGCGGCGCGGGCAATGGGTGGATTCGCCTGGGAAAAGGCCGGGCGCATCTGGTACGACACGCTGTGCGATCAACGCCTGACCCAGGATGCGACATTCGACGCCTTCGCCAGGCTCACCATCGACCACGCCGGCCAGCGCTTCAGCGCCAAAGAAGTCGACGCAGTGCAGCAGGCCTGGGCTCAGGTCGGCATCGAATAA
- a CDS encoding protealysin inhibitor emfourin has protein sequence MKTLPELDDDSVLRVSRQGGVAAIHSLTRPREIEFAQCDITQRSRICSVLEGCLPLDSSESGRGDQRFYQIEVRYQAGEMVLKVPEDRAPGDLVHLWDKGELL, from the coding sequence ATGAAAACGCTACCCGAGCTGGATGACGATTCCGTTTTACGCGTATCTCGCCAGGGTGGCGTTGCGGCGATTCACAGCCTGACCCGCCCGCGCGAAATCGAGTTCGCGCAATGCGATATCACCCAGCGGTCGCGGATTTGCTCGGTATTGGAAGGGTGTCTGCCGCTCGACAGCAGCGAGTCGGGACGCGGCGATCAACGCTTCTATCAGATAGAAGTGCGTTATCAGGCGGGGGAAATGGTGCTGAAGGTGCCGGAGGACCGGGCGCCGGGAGATTTGGTGCACCTGTGGGACAAAGGGGAGCTTTTGTAA
- a CDS encoding RcnB family protein, with amino-acid sequence MNSKTLIASLALVAGIAGITPIVQAAQTSSDPSVQSPTSDRQLKVNDRAPEMYQREDKALKNWKAKGLKAPIEQAQWVQINDHYVMVMITNGTIVEMQPVER; translated from the coding sequence ATGAACAGCAAAACCCTAATCGCCAGCCTGGCCCTCGTCGCCGGTATTGCCGGGATCACGCCCATTGTTCAAGCGGCGCAAACCTCCAGCGATCCCTCGGTGCAATCACCGACCAGCGACCGTCAACTGAAGGTCAACGACCGCGCGCCGGAAATGTATCAGCGCGAGGACAAAGCCCTGAAAAACTGGAAAGCCAAAGGCCTGAAAGCCCCGATCGAACAAGCCCAGTGGGTGCAGATCAATGACCATTACGTCATGGTGATGATCACCAACGGCACGATTGTCGAGATGCAACCGGTCGAGCGTTAA
- a CDS encoding FKBP-type peptidyl-prolyl cis-trans isomerase, translated as MTDELQIIDLQPGDGKAAVKGALITTQYTGWLEDGTEFDSSYSRGKPFQCVIGTGRVIKGWDQGLIGMQVGGKRKLWVPAHLGYGERTMGKIPPNSNLVFEIELLEVLTRGIEVGGASGSG; from the coding sequence ATGACAGACGAACTGCAAATCATCGACCTGCAACCGGGCGACGGCAAAGCCGCGGTCAAAGGTGCCTTGATTACCACCCAATACACGGGCTGGCTGGAAGATGGCACCGAGTTCGATTCTTCCTACAGCCGTGGCAAACCATTTCAGTGCGTCATTGGCACCGGCCGCGTAATCAAGGGTTGGGATCAAGGCTTGATTGGCATGCAGGTGGGCGGCAAACGTAAATTGTGGGTACCGGCGCACCTGGGTTACGGCGAACGGACGATGGGCAAAATCCCGCCGAATTCGAACCTCGTATTCGAAATCGAGTTGCTGGAGGTTTTGACGCGGGGGATTGAGGTAGGGGGCGCAAGTGGCTCTGGCTGA
- a CDS encoding alpha-ketoacid dehydrogenase subunit beta: MNDHNNNIQLETAMTTTTMTMIQALRSAMDVMLERDDNVVVFGQDVGYFGGVFRCTEGLQTKYGTSRVFDAPISESGIVGVAVGMGAYGLRPVAEIQFADYVYPASDQIISEAARLRYRSAGEFTAPMTLRMPCGGGIYGGQTHSQSIEAMFTQVCGLRTVMPSNPYDAKGLLIASIENDDPVIFLEPKRLYNGPFDGHHDRPVTPWSKHPAAQVPDGYYTVPLDVAAITRPGKDVTVLTYGTTVYVSQVAAEESGVDAEVIDLRSLWPLDLETIVKSVKKTGRCVVVHEATRTCGFGAELVSLVQEHCFHHLEAPIERVTGWDTPYPHAQEWAYFPGPSRVGAALKRVMEV; this comes from the coding sequence ATGAACGACCACAACAACAATATTCAGTTGGAAACCGCCATGACCACAACCACCATGACCATGATCCAGGCCCTGCGCTCGGCCATGGATGTGATGCTTGAGCGTGATGACAATGTCGTCGTGTTCGGTCAGGACGTCGGCTACTTCGGCGGCGTGTTCCGCTGCACCGAAGGCCTGCAGACCAAGTACGGCACCTCGCGGGTGTTCGACGCGCCGATTTCCGAAAGCGGCATCGTCGGCGTAGCCGTCGGCATGGGCGCATACGGTTTGCGGCCGGTCGCCGAAATCCAGTTCGCCGACTACGTCTACCCGGCTTCCGACCAGATCATTTCCGAAGCGGCGCGCCTGCGTTATCGCTCGGCGGGTGAATTCACCGCACCGATGACCCTGCGCATGCCGTGCGGCGGCGGCATCTACGGCGGCCAGACCCATAGCCAGAGCATTGAGGCGATGTTCACCCAAGTCTGCGGCCTGCGCACTGTCATGCCGTCCAATCCTTACGACGCCAAAGGCCTGCTGATCGCTTCCATCGAAAATGATGATCCGGTGATCTTCCTCGAGCCGAAGCGCCTGTACAACGGCCCGTTCGACGGCCATCACGATCGCCCGGTAACGCCGTGGTCGAAACACCCTGCCGCGCAAGTGCCGGACGGCTACTACACCGTGCCGCTGGATGTCGCCGCGATCACTCGTCCGGGCAAGGACGTGACCGTGCTGACTTACGGCACCACCGTTTACGTTTCGCAAGTTGCTGCTGAAGAATCAGGCGTAGATGCCGAAGTCATCGACCTGCGCAGCCTGTGGCCGCTGGACCTGGAAACCATCGTCAAATCGGTGAAGAAAACCGGCCGTTGCGTCGTAGTCCACGAAGCGACCCGCACCTGCGGTTTCGGCGCCGAGCTGGTGTCGCTGGTGCAAGAGCATTGCTTCCATCACTTGGAAGCGCCAATCGAACGCGTCACAGGTTGGGACACCCCCTACCCGCACGCGCAGGAATGGGCGTATTTCCCAGGGCCGTCCCGAGTGGGCGCGGCGTTGAAACGGGTCATGGAGGTCTGA
- a CDS encoding TIGR03915 family putative DNA repair protein, translated as MINLDCDDLFDTWRQQARWLLSHEIDPSLVSWASEGVGDLFATDDPVPEGQGPFLARIPRVLLDTLEQASQYRGDQRWSLLYEVLWRVSHGDRTAMLAGDKLGSELQRRIKQVRREAHHLHAFVRFIERPKSDQGPQYVAWHEPAHDILHSASEHFIGRMGQHRWLIATPRDGVYYDGEQLIHHRECPLEWQQLAQNVDDPHGDLWLTYYSHIFNPARLNEKVMQGHLPARFWKNLPEGELIPGLITQARMGKQQNGQASGIAGRGGKRIALK; from the coding sequence ATGATCAATCTCGATTGCGACGATCTGTTCGATACCTGGCGTCAGCAGGCCCGTTGGCTGCTAAGCCATGAAATCGACCCGAGTCTGGTGAGTTGGGCGTCGGAAGGAGTGGGCGATTTATTCGCCACTGATGACCCGGTGCCCGAAGGGCAGGGGCCGTTCCTGGCGAGAATCCCGCGGGTTTTGCTCGATACGCTGGAACAGGCTTCGCAATACCGCGGCGATCAGCGCTGGAGTCTGCTTTACGAAGTACTGTGGCGTGTCAGTCACGGTGACCGCACGGCAATGCTCGCCGGGGACAAACTGGGCAGTGAGTTGCAGCGTCGGATCAAACAAGTGCGCCGTGAAGCCCACCATCTGCATGCATTTGTGCGCTTCATCGAGCGACCGAAAAGCGACCAGGGCCCGCAATACGTCGCGTGGCACGAGCCGGCCCACGACATCCTGCACAGCGCCAGCGAACACTTCATCGGACGCATGGGCCAGCACCGCTGGTTAATCGCCACGCCGCGTGACGGCGTTTATTACGATGGCGAACAACTGATCCACCATCGCGAATGCCCCTTGGAGTGGCAGCAACTGGCGCAAAACGTCGACGATCCCCATGGCGATCTGTGGTTGACCTATTACAGCCACATCTTCAACCCGGCGCGGTTGAACGAGAAGGTCATGCAGGGGCACTTGCCAGCGCGGTTCTGGAAGAACCTTCCAGAGGGCGAGTTGATTCCGGGGCTGATCACTCAGGCCAGGATGGGCAAGCAGCAGAATGGGCAAGCGAGCGGGATTGCCGGGCGAGGCGGCAAACGGATTGCATTGAAATAG